Proteins co-encoded in one Apodemus sylvaticus chromosome 6, mApoSyl1.1, whole genome shotgun sequence genomic window:
- the Acyp1 gene encoding acylphosphatase-1, giving the protein MAEGDTLVSVDYEIFGKVQGVFFRKYTQAEGKKLGLVGWVQNTNRGTVQGQLQGPISKVRFMKEWLETRGSPKSHIDRANFNNEKVISNLDYSDFQIVK; this is encoded by the exons ATGGCAGAAGGGGACACCTTGGTCTCAGTGGATTACGAAATTTTTGGAAAGGTTCAAGGGGTGTTTTTCCGCAAGTACACTCAG GCTGAAGGTAAAAAGCTAGGTTTGGTGGGCTGGGTTCAGAACACCAACCGGGGCACGGTGCAAGGGCAACTGCAAGGCCCCATCTCCAAGGTGCGCTTTATGAAGGAGTGGCTGGAGACAAGAGGAAGTCCCAAGTCACACATTGACAGAGCAAACTTCAACAACGAGAAAGTCATCTCAAATTTGGATTATTCAGACTTCCAAATTGTAAAATAA